The Tenrec ecaudatus isolate mTenEca1 chromosome 9, mTenEca1.hap1, whole genome shotgun sequence genome window below encodes:
- the AGR2 gene encoding anterior gradient protein 2 homolog codes for MEKILVSAVLLLVALSYTLAKDTTVKPGAKKDTKDPRPKLPQTLSRGWGDQLIWTQTYEEALYKSKTSNKPLMIIHHLDECPHSQALKKVFAENKEIQKLAEQFVLLNLVYETTDKHLSPDGQYVPRIMFIDPSLTVRADITGRYSNRLYAYEPSDAALLSDNMKKALKLLKTEL; via the exons ATGGAGAAGATATTGGTGTCAGCAGTCTTGCTCCTTGTGGCCCTCTCGTATACCCTAGCCAAGGATACAACAGTGAAACCTGGAGCTAAGAAGGACACAAAAGACCCCCGGCCCAAACTACCTCAGACCCTGTCCAGAG GTTGGGGTGATCAACTCATCTGGACCCAGACATATGAAGAAGCTTTGTATAAATCCAAGACTAG CAACAAGCCCTTGATGATTATCCATCACTTGGATGAATGTCCTCACAGTCAAG CTTTAAAGAAAGTGTTTGCTGAAAATAAAGAAATCCAAAAGTTGGCGGAGCAGTTTGTCCTTCTAAACCTAGTG taTGAAACCACTGACAAGCACCTTTCCCCTGATGGTCAGTATGTGCCCAGGATTATGTTCATTG ATCCATCCCTGACTGTGAGAGCGGACATCACTGGAAGATACTCAAATCGTCTCTATGCTTATGAGCCTTCCGATGCAGCACTCT TGAGTGACAACATGAAGAAAGCTCTCAAGTTGCTGAAGACTGaactgtaa